A genomic stretch from Microcebus murinus isolate Inina chromosome 19, M.murinus_Inina_mat1.0, whole genome shotgun sequence includes:
- the CLDN4 gene encoding claudin-4 produces the protein MASMGLQVTGIALAVLGWLGAMLSCALPMWRVTAFIGSNIVTSQTIWEGLWMNCVVQSTGQMQCKVYDSLLALPQDLQAARALIVICIIVAALGVLLSVVGGKCTNCVEDESAKAKTMIVAGVVFLLAGLLVMVPVSWTANNIIRDFYNPLVASGQKREMGASLYVGWAASGLLLLGGALLCCNCPPRTDKPYSAKYSAARSGPASNYV, from the coding sequence ATGGCCTCCATGGGGCTGCAGGTGACCGGCATCGCGCTGGCCGTGCTGGGCTGGCTGGGCGCCATGCTGAGCTGCGCGCTGCCCATGTGGCGCGTGACGGCCTTCATCGGCAGCAACATCGTCACGTCGCAGACCATCTGGGAGGGCCTGTGGATGAACTGCGTGGTGCAGAGCACCGGCCAGATGCAGTGCAAGGTGTACGACTCGCTGCTGGCGCTGCCGCAGGACCTGCAGGCAGCCCGCGCCCTCATCGTCATCTGCATCATCGTGGCCGCGCTGGGCGTGCTGCTGTCCGTGGTCGGGGGCAAGTGCACCAACTGCGTGGAGGATGAGAGCGCCAAGGCCAAGACCATGATTGTGGCCGGCGTGGTGTTCCTGTTGGCTGGCCTGCTGGTGATGGTGCCCGTGTCCTGGACGGCCAACAACATCATCCGCGACTTCTACAACCCGCTGGTGGCCTCTGGGCAGAAGCGGGAGATGGGTGCCTCGCTCTACGTTGGCTGGGCCGCCTCGGGCCTGCTGCTCCTCGGGGGGGCCCTGCTCTGCTGCAACTGCCCACCCCGCACCGACAAGCCCTACTCGGCCAAGTACTCTGCTGCCCGCTCCGGCCCAGCCAGCAACTACGTGTAA
- the METTL27 gene encoding LOW QUALITY PROTEIN: methyltransferase-like protein 27 (The sequence of the model RefSeq protein was modified relative to this genomic sequence to represent the inferred CDS: inserted 2 bases in 1 codon), which yields MAQEEGGRLAEVRARVAASHGITDLAHKLHFYDRWAPDYDQDVATLQYRAPRLAVDCLTQALPGPPHTALILDVACGTGLVAAELQARGFLQLHGVDGSPAMLGQARARGLYQHLSLCTLGQEPLPSPEGTFDAVLMVGALSDGQVPCSAIPELLRVTKPGGLVCLTTRTNPSNLPYKEALEATLDRLEQAGVWERLVAWPXWTAGSWPPLSSRWRPAPLPGTASSPASSTCTESSRRPKLRDKAQSAAPSWPLTLRVTLGRPICRAPEAPAVKWGHCANPAPQEHAAY from the exons ATGGCTCAGGAGGAGGGTGGCAGACTGGCCGAGGTGCGGGCGCGGGTCGCGGCCTCGCACGGCATCACAGACCTGGCCCACAAGCTCCACTTCTATGACCGTTGGGCCCCGGACTACGACCAG GATGTGGCCACCCTACAGTACCGGGCCCCTCGCCTGGCAGTGGACTGTCTGACCCAAGCCCTTCCAGGCCCACCCCACACTGCCCTGATCCTGGATGTGGCCTGTGGCACTGGCCTGGTGGCTGCTGAG ctgcAGGCTCGGGGCTTCTTGCAGCTGCATGGGGTGGACGGGAGCCCAGCGATGCTGGGACAGGCCCGGGCCCGAGGCCTCTACCAGCACCTCAGCCTCTGCACCCTGGGCCAGGAGCCTCTGCCCAGCCCGGAAG GGACCTTCGACGCAGTGCTGATGGTAGGTGCTCTCAGTGATGGCCAGGTGCCCTGCAGTGCCATACCTGAGCTCCTGCGAGTCACCAAGCCAG GTGGGCTGGTGTGTCTGACCACCAGGACCAACCCGTCCAACCTTCCGTACAAGGAAGCACTGGAGGCCACCCTGGACAGGCTGGAGCAGGCTGGAGTGTGGGAACGCCTGGTGGCCTGGCC GTGGACCGCTGGGAGCTGGCCACCTCTGAGCTCGAGGTGGCGCCCGGCACCTCTGCCAGGGACGGCTTCATCTCCGGCATCGTCTACCTGTACCGAAAGCAGCAGGCGACCCAAGTTGAGGGATAAGGCCCAGTCAGCAGCCCCCAGTTGGCCTCTGACCCTCCGTGTGACCTTAGGCAGGCCTATCTGCAGGGCTCCCGAGGCCCCGGCTGTAAAATGGGGCCACTGTGCCAACCCTGCCCCTCAGGAACACGCTGCCTATTAA
- the TMEM270 gene encoding transmembrane protein 270: MEAVPPVRSSLWEILLQVVRLSSLLVQNRVHLYNFLLLKIIVFNHWVLGLAQEARGSRGRQPHPAPGVAACPLRQALGAGLALIQAPVWLALWGPRLVWAGVLGCSRASGLVLLGAWERLGLSVAIWTDLLLSCLHGLMLVALLLLLLTWRLCQKVQHFSLGWLPSKALQENRVVQGLLALLMRLYWWVESTTALTSWHLAYLVTWITCLASHLLQAAFEHTAQLAQEAEPQEPSGPLLEPQLPESSAPAAGPVLPE; this comes from the exons ATGGAGGCTGTCCCTCCCGTCAGATCCAGCCTCTGGGAGATTCTGCTGCAGGTGGTGAGGCTGTCGTCGCTG TTGGTCCAGAACCGGGTTCACCTCTACAATTTCCTGCTCCTCAAGATCATCGTCTTCAACCACTGGGTGTTGGGGCTGGCGCAGGAGGCCCGGGGGTCCCGCGGCAggcagccccacccagccccggGAGTTGCAGCCTGCCCCCTGCGCCAGGCTCTcggggctgggctggccctgaTACAGGCCCCTGTGTGGCTGGCGCTGTGGGGACCCAGGCTGGTGTGGGCGGGTGTGCTGGGCTGCTCCCGGGCCTCGGGCCTGGTCCTGCTGGGTGCCTGGGAGCGGCTGGGCCTGTCTGTGGCCATCTGGACGGACCTGCTTCTGTCGTGTCTGCATGGCCTGATGCTGGTggccttgctgctgctgctgctgacctGGAGGCTGTGCCAGAAGGTCCAGCACTTCAGCCTAGGCTGGCTGCCCAGCAAG GCCCTGCAGGAGAACCGTGTGGTGCAGGGGCTCCTGGCACTGCTGATGCGTCTGTACTGGTGGGTGGAGAGCACGACAGCACTCACCTCCTGGCACCTGGCCTATCTCGTCACCTGGATCACCTGCCTCGCCTCCCACCTGCTGCAGGCTGCCTTCGAGCACACGGCCCAGCTGGCTCAGGAGGCTGAACCCCAGGAGCCCTCAGGGCCCTTGTTGGAGCCCCAACTCCCTGAGTCCTCAGCCCCTGCAGCTGGGCCAGTCCTGCCGGAGTAA